In Salipiger sp. CCB-MM3, the genomic stretch ATGCCGGTCTCACTCACCTCGATCGACACGGTATCATCGGGCAGCACGATCCCGGGGTCGATCTCGAACCCCTGCTCGTTGACGATCTGCCCCTCGGCGGACAGGCGAAACGAGCCGTCACGGGTATAGGCCTGCGCGCCGTCGGGCATGTTCACGGTGAAATAGCCGCGCCCGTCGATCGCCATGTCGAGTTGGTTCTCGGTCTGCGCCAGCCCGCCTTGGGTGTTCAGCCGAACCGTGCCCGCGGTGCGCACACCAAGGCCGATGTCGAGGCCGGTGGGGCGGGTGTTGCCCTCTTCGGCGGTCACCGCGCCTTCGCGCGCGACGTTCTCGTAGATCAGGTCGGTGAAGCTGGCGCGCGACGCCTTGAAGCCCGTGGTGTTGGCATTGGCGATATTGTTGGAGATGACGTCGACGTTGGTCTGCTGCGCCATCATGCCGGTTGCGGCGATCCCGAGTGCCTTCATGGTCGTCCCTTCCTCAGCTGTTCCGGATCCGGGTCAGCATTTCCTTTTTCAACTCGTCATCCTGCTGCACCAAATTCAGCGATTGCTGATAGGCCTGCTGGATCTCGATCAGCCGGGTCACCTCGGTCACCGCCTGAACATTGCTCATCTCGACCGCGCCTTGGATCACCCGCGTGTTGGTCTCATCGGCGATCAACTGGGCGTTGCCATCCTGCGGCACGAACATGCCGCCACCAGAGCGGCCAAGGCTCTGGCGGTCAGGCAGGGTGAAGACGCCGACCTGCCCC encodes the following:
- the flgG gene encoding flagellar basal-body rod protein FlgG, with translation MKALGIAATGMMAQQTNVDVISNNIANANTTGFKASRASFTDLIYENVAREGAVTAEEGNTRPTGLDIGLGVRTAGTVRLNTQGGLAQTENQLDMAIDGRGYFTVNMPDGAQAYTRDGSFRLSAEGQIVNEQGFEIDPGIVLPDDTVSIEVSETGIVSAYVGDDTIPVEVGQLTLTTFVNDAGMRPLGNNLLEATVASGDPIPAVPGDEGVGILRQGYLESSNVDIIRQITDLIQAQRAYEMNSKAIETADQMMSAANQIR